The following coding sequences are from one Cenarchaeum symbiosum A window:
- a CDS encoding ABC-type phosphate transport system, permease component (COG0573), translated as MRHSRHRPGGRAISDRLFRLGATIAGAYVLAVILVIFLQLGIESAPIWEKEGAAFIWGTDWNPVEGRDSFGALPYIVGTLLTAGIAMAIGVPLSIGIAMLVIIAPGKIGAPLGYLVELIEAVPSVIFGLWGLFVFRVYLRDWVEKPLHDMFGDSIFLFSGTPFGLDVLSASLILAIMIIPTISAVSREVMTAVPQQQKEAAYMLGSTTWEMFRMAVFPYSKAGLIGASVLGLGRAVGETMAVTMLIGNATGLRAIPESLFDPAQSMASIMANEFIEADLVFHVPALIGVALVLLLISMAINVGAHFLVSRMLHIRQEAVNS; from the coding sequence GTGCGGCACAGCCGGCACCGTCCTGGCGGGCGGGCGATCAGCGACAGGCTCTTCCGCCTGGGCGCCACGATCGCGGGCGCCTACGTGCTGGCCGTAATACTCGTCATATTCCTCCAGCTCGGGATAGAGTCGGCGCCAATCTGGGAAAAAGAGGGCGCCGCCTTCATCTGGGGGACCGACTGGAACCCCGTAGAAGGCAGGGATTCATTTGGGGCTCTCCCGTATATCGTGGGCACGCTTCTGACAGCGGGAATAGCCATGGCGATTGGAGTCCCGCTGAGCATCGGCATCGCCATGCTGGTGATAATCGCGCCAGGCAAGATAGGGGCGCCCCTCGGATACCTGGTCGAGCTGATAGAGGCAGTACCTAGCGTCATATTCGGGCTCTGGGGGCTCTTTGTCTTCCGCGTATACTTGCGCGACTGGGTCGAAAAGCCTTTACACGATATGTTCGGCGATTCCATATTCCTATTCTCGGGCACGCCGTTTGGCCTCGACGTGCTGTCTGCCAGCCTGATTCTCGCCATAATGATAATACCGACCATATCTGCGGTCTCGCGCGAGGTGATGACCGCCGTGCCCCAGCAGCAAAAAGAAGCAGCATACATGCTCGGCTCCACCACCTGGGAGATGTTCCGCATGGCGGTATTTCCCTATTCCAAGGCGGGATTGATAGGCGCCTCTGTGCTCGGGCTTGGCCGGGCCGTCGGCGAGACCATGGCCGTCACCATGCTGATAGGAAACGCCACGGGCCTGCGGGCAATACCCGAATCGCTATTCGATCCGGCCCAGTCGATGGCCAGCATAATGGCAAACGAGTTCATCGAGGCGGATCTTGTATTCCATGTGCCCGCGCTAATAGGGGTGGCGCTTGTCCTCCTGCTGATATCCATGGCCATCAACGTGGGGGCGCACTTTCTCGTCTCCAGGATGCTCCACATAAGACAGGAGGCCGTAAACTCTTGA
- a CDS encoding ABC-type phosphate transport system, permease component (COG0581) codes for MFQSNVRKRLAVNKAMTLVIIACAATAITPLLWILGTLFVGGAGALSWEFLTAEPGAVGTGVPLAIGPAIQGTLIIIGLSGILGIPVGVMAGVYLAEIGRGRLAAQVRFFMDVFMQVPSIVLGIFAFLAIVLLVGGFSLWAGAFALSLIMFPIVARSTEGAMRMVPWSLREAGTALGLRGWVVTLRVVLPAAKRGIITGVLLSVSRVGGETAPLIMTILGSSQFFAGLSDPMDALPLRIWRLSLQPYDEARLAGWGAALVLVLVILAIHVGVRYWFVHRGKGLIASPGRAGA; via the coding sequence ATGTTCCAGTCCAACGTCCGCAAAAGGCTCGCCGTAAACAAGGCCATGACCCTTGTCATAATAGCATGCGCTGCAACTGCAATAACGCCGCTCCTCTGGATACTCGGCACGCTGTTCGTCGGGGGCGCGGGCGCGCTCAGCTGGGAGTTTCTGACCGCAGAGCCCGGCGCCGTGGGCACCGGCGTGCCCCTCGCCATAGGCCCCGCCATACAGGGAACGCTGATAATCATAGGCCTCTCGGGAATACTCGGCATACCCGTCGGGGTGATGGCAGGCGTATACCTGGCGGAGATTGGAAGGGGCCGCCTTGCAGCCCAGGTCCGCTTTTTCATGGACGTGTTCATGCAGGTGCCGTCGATAGTCCTTGGAATATTCGCCTTTCTTGCCATCGTTCTATTGGTGGGGGGCTTCTCCCTCTGGGCCGGCGCCTTTGCGCTCTCCCTGATAATGTTCCCGATAGTCGCCCGCTCGACAGAGGGCGCCATGAGGATGGTCCCGTGGTCGCTCCGGGAGGCTGGCACGGCGCTCGGCCTGCGCGGCTGGGTCGTGACCCTGCGAGTCGTGCTGCCCGCCGCAAAAAGGGGGATAATAACGGGCGTGCTGCTGTCCGTATCCCGCGTAGGAGGGGAGACTGCCCCGCTGATAATGACCATATTGGGTAGCAGCCAGTTCTTTGCCGGCCTGAGCGACCCCATGGATGCGCTCCCCCTCCGCATATGGCGCCTCTCTCTGCAGCCGTACGACGAGGCGCGGCTTGCCGGCTGGGGCGCCGCCCTTGTGCTTGTCCTTGTGATACTTGCCATCCACGTGGGCGTAAGGTACTGGTTTGTCCACCGTGGAAAAGGATTAATTGCCTCCCCCGGCAGGGCGGGTGCGTGA
- a CDS encoding ABC-type phosphate transport system, ATPase component (COG1117), translating to MAATASTLRPDTSAEIPAGPADGYKMIAENVTVHYGDVCAVSDVSIKFHERSVTALIGPSGCGKTTFLRCLNRMHDMTGSARVEGRVSIDGTDLYGGDVDPIYHRRKVGMVFQKPNPFPTMSIYDNAVAGVRLNGVRDRGILDEIARDALEMAYLWDEVKDSLKRPAMELSGGQQQRLCIARALAIQPEVLLMDEPASALDPIATQKIEETITELKREYCIIIITHNMQQAVRCSDYTGFMYMGKLIEFGKTGRVFTQPRSELTSKYVKGQFG from the coding sequence ATGGCAGCAACCGCATCCACACTCCGGCCTGATACAAGCGCCGAGATTCCCGCCGGGCCTGCTGACGGGTACAAGATGATAGCCGAGAACGTAACAGTCCACTATGGGGACGTCTGCGCCGTCAGCGATGTATCCATAAAGTTCCACGAGCGGTCCGTCACTGCGCTGATCGGGCCCTCGGGGTGCGGCAAGACCACCTTTCTGCGCTGTTTAAACAGGATGCACGACATGACGGGCAGCGCGCGCGTCGAAGGCAGGGTCTCTATAGACGGGACCGACCTGTACGGCGGGGACGTCGACCCCATATACCACCGGAGAAAAGTCGGCATGGTATTCCAAAAGCCCAACCCGTTTCCGACAATGTCAATCTATGACAATGCAGTCGCCGGCGTAAGGCTCAACGGGGTCCGGGACAGGGGTATACTCGACGAGATTGCGCGCGACGCGCTAGAGATGGCGTATCTTTGGGACGAGGTAAAGGACTCCCTGAAGAGGCCGGCCATGGAGCTATCCGGCGGGCAGCAGCAGCGGCTCTGCATAGCGCGTGCCCTTGCCATACAGCCCGAGGTGCTGCTCATGGACGAGCCGGCATCCGCGCTCGACCCGATAGCGACCCAAAAGATAGAAGAGACCATAACGGAGCTCAAAAGGGAATACTGCATCATAATAATAACGCACAACATGCAGCAGGCTGTGCGCTGCTCGGATTATACGGGCTTTATGTACATGGGCAAGCTCATAGAATTTGGCAAGACTGGGCGCGTGTTCACGCAGCCGCGCAGCGAGCTTACCTCAAAGTACGTAAAGGGCCAGTTCGGATAG